Sequence from the Verrucomicrobiota bacterium genome:
ATTACAAGGTGGGGGAAATCCGCGCGGAAGACGGCCGCCCGCTCGAGTGCCAGAAGCTGCCCACGCGCGAGGGCCCGATCCAGTTCCGGCTCGTTCCCGCGACGAAGATCCTGCCGCAGTTGCGCGGCCTCTTTCCCGGGGCGCGGATCATCGGCTGGAAATACGAGCTTGACGGCTCGCGCGAGGATGCGTTCGCGGCCGCGAGGCGGCAACTGCGCGAGGCGCAGTCCGACGGCTGCGTGCTGAACGGCGCGGCTTACGGCGCGGGCTTCGCGTGGGTCACGGCGGTCGCGCCGGTCATCGAGCTTGGCGATGCCGCGGCGCTTTGTGATTGTCTGGCGCGCTGGTTGCGCGCGGCGCTTCCTGAACAAGCCTCGCGCGCGACGCGTCCAGTGCACGGCTGATTTCCAACCCCGTTCAACCCACTCAACCCACCCAATGAAAACTCACCCACTCGCTTCCATCATGGCACTGGCCACGGCGCTCGCCTTCCCTGCGGCTGCGGCGGACTCCCCCAAGCCGCTTCGCGCGCTGCTCGTCCTCGGCGGTTGCTGCCACGACTACACCCGGCAGATGGAAATCTTGAAGAAGGGTCTCGAAGCCCGCGCCCACATCGTCGTCGAGGCGTCCTTCAACCCGGACCGCAGCACGAAGGCGAAATACGAGGCTTACGAAAAGCCCGATTGGTCGAAGGGCTACGACGTGATCATCCACGACGAGTGCAGCGCCGACGTGAAGGACGTGGAATACGTGAACAACATTCTCGCCGCCCACAAGGCGGGCGTCGCGGCGGTGAACCTCCACTGCGCGATGCACAGCTACCGGGTCGGGAACATCCGCGACCCGGTCACCCCCGGCAGCCCGGACGCGCTGTGGTTCGACCTCCTCGGTCTTCAATCGACCGGCCACGGCCCGCAGGAGCCCATCGAGCTCAAGTCCGTCGCGAAGGATCATCCGATCATGAAGGGCTGGACTGACTGGACCACGATCAAGGAGGAGCTCTACAACAACATCAAGATCTTCCCCACCGCCACCCCGCTTGTGCGCGGCCGGCAAATCATCAAGCAACGCGACGGCTCGACCAAGGATGCCGAGGCCGTTGTCGCGTGGGTCAATCAATACGGCAAGGCGCGTGTCTTCAGCACCACCATCGGGCACAACAACGAGACCGTGGCCGATGCGCGCTACCTCGACTTCGTCACGCGCGGCCTGCTGTGGAGTTGCGACAAGTTGAACGACACGTATCTCAAACCGCAGCCCAAGACCACCGCAGCCCGATAATCCGGCAACATTCCATCCGTCACTATGCGGCCACTCATCCGTGCAACCGGCTCAGTCATCGCGCTCGCGGTCGCCACGTC
This genomic interval carries:
- a CDS encoding ThuA domain-containing protein, which gives rise to MKTHPLASIMALATALAFPAAAADSPKPLRALLVLGGCCHDYTRQMEILKKGLEARAHIVVEASFNPDRSTKAKYEAYEKPDWSKGYDVIIHDECSADVKDVEYVNNILAAHKAGVAAVNLHCAMHSYRVGNIRDPVTPGSPDALWFDLLGLQSTGHGPQEPIELKSVAKDHPIMKGWTDWTTIKEELYNNIKIFPTATPLVRGRQIIKQRDGSTKDAEAVVAWVNQYGKARVFSTTIGHNNETVADARYLDFVTRGLLWSCDKLNDTYLKPQPKTTAAR